A genomic segment from Streptomyces sp. NBC_01233 encodes:
- a CDS encoding DUF7848 domain-containing protein: MSRQILAHAEWTLSGDNAPGVPVAIFQMMCMSCHELSEATDNDGNPHQTWALNHTGRNPDHREFKLITETYWRVDPRRGNPHSERQPTRSELR; this comes from the coding sequence ATGAGCAGACAGATTCTGGCCCACGCGGAATGGACGCTCAGCGGAGACAACGCCCCCGGCGTTCCCGTGGCCATATTTCAGATGATGTGCATGAGCTGTCACGAGTTGTCCGAGGCCACGGACAACGACGGCAACCCGCATCAGACATGGGCGCTGAATCACACGGGCCGGAACCCGGATCACCGTGAATTCAAGCTCATCACCGAAACCTATTGGCGAGTGGACCCCCGCCGGGGCAATCCGCACTCGGAAAGACAACCCACCCGTTCTGAATTGAGGTAG
- a CDS encoding MFS transporter, whose amino-acid sequence MTSAVTTDKFARPGYGQLMRTPGALGFVLPGFAARLPFGMLTISILLLVQHTTGSYGSAGIVAAVTGVSMALSAPVMGIFTDRFGQSAVLLPVVLAHAAAVSGLAALALAGAPVWALALAAVPAGASVPQVGPMVRARWAAKLEGSPLLPTAAAFESVTDEFTFVVGPVLATALCTGVHPAAGLVTEATLTLLGGLLFAARRATQPKPHAPTAAGEKRAFALSFPGLRVLIFAFLGIGAVFGGMQVSLAAFSNEIGNPGANGLLYGVFAAGNMIAGIAMGAVAWKIGPRRRLILGYIGLTVAASVLWAAHSMILLGALGLVVGLFIAPALITGYTMVEQLVPANARTEAFTWLTGSIAFGQAIAVILAGRLTDAHGSSYGFLVPMGATALALATLLALRAKLAPKAPSRIVNASGPADATAAPAGSTASVPASRNRVNERGMGHRVPVTVD is encoded by the coding sequence GTGACATCCGCGGTCACGACCGACAAGTTCGCCCGCCCGGGCTACGGGCAGCTCATGCGCACGCCCGGCGCCCTCGGCTTCGTACTCCCCGGCTTCGCAGCACGACTCCCCTTCGGCATGCTGACCATCAGCATCCTGCTCCTGGTCCAGCACACCACCGGTTCCTACGGCAGCGCCGGCATCGTCGCCGCCGTCACCGGCGTCTCGATGGCGCTCTCCGCCCCCGTGATGGGCATCTTCACCGACCGCTTCGGCCAGAGCGCCGTCCTGCTCCCCGTGGTCCTCGCGCACGCCGCCGCCGTCAGCGGCCTGGCCGCGCTCGCCCTCGCGGGCGCTCCGGTCTGGGCACTGGCACTGGCCGCCGTACCCGCGGGCGCCTCGGTGCCGCAGGTGGGCCCGATGGTCCGGGCCCGCTGGGCCGCCAAGCTGGAGGGCTCGCCGCTGCTGCCCACGGCCGCCGCGTTCGAGTCCGTCACCGACGAGTTCACCTTCGTCGTCGGCCCGGTCCTGGCGACCGCCCTGTGCACCGGCGTCCACCCGGCCGCCGGCCTGGTCACCGAGGCCACGCTGACGCTGCTCGGCGGCCTGCTCTTCGCGGCCCGGCGCGCCACCCAGCCCAAGCCGCACGCCCCGACGGCCGCCGGTGAGAAGCGCGCCTTCGCCCTGTCCTTCCCGGGCCTGCGCGTCCTGATCTTCGCCTTCCTCGGGATCGGCGCCGTCTTCGGCGGCATGCAGGTGTCGCTCGCCGCCTTCTCCAACGAGATCGGCAACCCCGGCGCCAACGGCCTGCTCTACGGCGTCTTCGCCGCGGGCAACATGATCGCCGGCATCGCCATGGGCGCCGTCGCCTGGAAGATCGGCCCGCGTCGCCGGCTGATCCTGGGCTACATCGGCCTCACCGTCGCCGCGTCCGTCCTGTGGGCCGCCCACTCGATGATCCTGCTGGGCGCGCTCGGCCTGGTCGTCGGTCTGTTCATCGCCCCGGCGCTGATCACCGGCTACACGATGGTCGAGCAGCTCGTCCCGGCGAACGCCCGGACCGAGGCCTTCACCTGGCTGACCGGTTCGATCGCCTTCGGTCAGGCCATCGCCGTCATCCTGGCCGGCCGCCTGACGGACGCGCACGGATCCTCGTACGGCTTCCTGGTGCCCATGGGCGCCACCGCGCTCGCGCTGGCCACCCTGCTGGCACTGCGTGCGAAGCTGGCCCCGAAGGCCCCGAGCCGGATCGTGAACGCGTCCGGGCCGGCGGACGCGACCGCCGCTCCGGCGGGCTCGACCGCCTCCGTGCCGGCCTCCCGTAACCGGGTGAACGAGCGTGGGATGGGTCACCGCGTACCGGTGACGGTGGACTGA
- a CDS encoding S-methyl-5'-thioadenosine phosphorylase — protein sequence MVNAEIGVIGGSGFYSFLEDVSEIQVETPYGPPSDSLHVGELAGRQVAFLPRHGRSHTVPPHKINYRANLWALRSVGVRQVLGPCAVGGLRAEYGPGTLLVPDQLVDRTKSRVQTFFDGEPLPDGSVPNVVHTTFADPYCPVGRSVAIAAARGRDWEPVDGGTMVVIEGPRFSTRAESQWHAAAGWSVVGMTGHPEAFLARELGLCYTSMALVTDLDAGAETGEGVSHTEVLKVFGENVGRLREVLFDAVAALPSTESRACLCTHAHDGWDLGIELP from the coding sequence ATGGTGAACGCAGAGATCGGTGTCATCGGCGGCTCGGGCTTCTACTCCTTCCTGGAGGACGTCTCCGAGATCCAGGTGGAGACCCCCTACGGGCCTCCCAGCGACTCCCTGCACGTGGGTGAGCTGGCCGGCCGCCAGGTGGCCTTCCTCCCCCGGCACGGACGCAGCCACACCGTCCCGCCGCACAAGATCAACTACCGGGCCAACCTGTGGGCCCTGCGCTCGGTCGGCGTCCGCCAGGTGCTGGGCCCGTGCGCGGTCGGCGGCCTGCGGGCCGAGTACGGGCCGGGCACGCTGCTCGTTCCCGACCAGCTGGTCGACCGTACGAAGTCGCGCGTGCAGACCTTCTTCGACGGGGAGCCGCTGCCGGACGGTTCTGTTCCGAACGTCGTGCACACCACCTTCGCCGACCCGTACTGCCCGGTGGGCCGGTCGGTGGCGATCGCGGCGGCCCGGGGCCGCGACTGGGAGCCGGTGGACGGCGGAACCATGGTCGTCATAGAGGGGCCCCGCTTCTCGACGCGCGCGGAGTCGCAGTGGCACGCCGCGGCGGGCTGGTCGGTCGTCGGCATGACCGGGCACCCCGAGGCGTTCCTCGCGCGCGAGCTGGGGCTCTGCTACACCTCGATGGCCCTGGTCACGGACCTGGACGCGGGCGCCGAAACGGGCGAGGGCGTCTCCCACACCGAGGTCCTGAAGGTGTTCGGCGAGAACGTCGGGCGGCTGCGCGAGGTCCTCTTCGATGCGGTGGCGGCCCTGCCGTCGACGGAGTCCCGCGCCTGCCTGTGCACGCACGCGCACGACGGCTGGGACCTGGGCATCGAGCTGCCGTAG
- a CDS encoding potassium/proton antiporter has protein sequence MEEGRPLTVHTLNELLLVCSLVLLVAVAAVRISSRSGLPSLLIYLGIGVAIGQDGIGNVVFDNAELTQVIGYAALVVILAEGGLGTKWKEIKPALPAAITLSLVGVAISVGVTAAGAHYLVGLEWRQALLIGAVVSSTDAAAVFSVLRKVPLPSRITGVLEAESGFNDAPVVILVVAFSTVGPVDEWYVLLGKIALELAIGAAIGLTVGFLGAYGLRHVALPASGLYPIAVMAIAITAYAAGAIAHGSGFLAVYLAAMVLGNAKLPHWPATRGFADGLGWIAQIGMFVLLGLLVTPHELIHDFWPAVVIGLVLTMVARPLEVFISLLPFRIPWQEQALMSWAGLRGAVPIILATIPMVSGIEGSDRVFNIVFVLVVVYTLVQGPTLPWLARKLNLGKGEETASDLGIESAPLEKLRGHLLSFEIPPASRMHGVEVSELRLPPGASVTLVVREAKSFVPLPSTVLRRGDELLVVATDPVRDAAEARLRAVARGGKLAGWLGTGNGTGPH, from the coding sequence ATTGAGGAGGGCCGCCCGCTGACTGTCCACACGCTCAATGAGCTTCTGCTGGTCTGCTCGCTCGTACTGCTCGTCGCCGTCGCGGCGGTGCGCATCTCTTCACGCAGCGGCCTGCCCAGCCTGCTCATCTACCTCGGCATAGGCGTCGCGATAGGCCAGGACGGCATAGGCAACGTCGTATTCGACAACGCCGAGCTGACCCAGGTCATCGGTTATGCCGCGCTCGTGGTGATCCTCGCCGAGGGCGGTCTGGGCACGAAGTGGAAAGAGATCAAGCCGGCCCTGCCGGCGGCGATCACGCTGTCACTGGTGGGCGTGGCGATCAGCGTGGGCGTGACGGCGGCAGGAGCGCACTACCTGGTCGGACTGGAATGGCGCCAAGCCCTCCTGATCGGCGCGGTCGTCTCCTCGACCGACGCGGCGGCCGTCTTCTCGGTGCTGCGGAAGGTCCCGCTGCCCTCGCGGATCACGGGCGTCCTGGAGGCCGAGTCCGGCTTCAACGACGCACCCGTCGTCATCCTGGTGGTGGCCTTCTCCACCGTCGGCCCGGTGGACGAGTGGTACGTCCTGCTCGGCAAGATCGCGCTGGAGCTGGCGATCGGCGCCGCGATCGGCCTCACGGTCGGCTTCCTGGGCGCGTACGGCCTGCGGCACGTGGCCCTGCCCGCCTCCGGCCTCTACCCGATCGCCGTCATGGCCATCGCCATCACGGCCTACGCGGCCGGCGCGATCGCGCACGGCTCCGGCTTCCTGGCCGTGTACCTCGCCGCGATGGTGCTCGGGAACGCGAAGCTCCCGCACTGGCCGGCCACCCGGGGATTCGCGGACGGGCTCGGCTGGATCGCCCAGATCGGCATGTTCGTACTGCTCGGCCTGCTGGTCACCCCGCACGAGCTGATCCACGACTTCTGGCCCGCCGTGGTCATCGGGCTGGTGCTCACGATGGTGGCGCGGCCCCTGGAGGTCTTCATCAGCCTGCTGCCCTTCCGGATCCCGTGGCAGGAGCAGGCCCTCATGTCGTGGGCGGGCCTGCGCGGCGCCGTGCCCATCATCCTGGCGACCATCCCGATGGTGTCCGGGATCGAGGGCAGCGACCGCGTCTTCAACATCGTCTTCGTGCTGGTCGTCGTCTACACCCTGGTGCAGGGGCCGACCCTGCCCTGGCTGGCGCGCAAGCTGAACCTCGGCAAGGGCGAGGAGACCGCGTCCGACCTCGGCATCGAGTCGGCGCCGCTGGAGAAGCTGCGCGGACACCTGCTCTCGTTCGAGATCCCGCCGGCCTCGCGGATGCACGGCGTGGAGGTGAGCGAGCTGCGGCTGCCGCCGGGAGCCTCGGTCACGCTGGTGGTCCGGGAGGCGAAGAGCTTCGTACCGCTGCCGTCGACCGTGCTGCGGCGCGGGGACGAGCTGCTGGTGGTGGCCACGGATCCGGTACGGGACGCGGCCGAGGCACGGCTGCGGGCGGTGGCGCGGGGCGGCAAGCTGGCGGGGTGGCTGGGCACGGGGAACGGGACCGGGCCGCATTAG
- a CDS encoding FmdB family zinc ribbon protein: MPTYQYQCTECGEGLEAVQKFTDDALTVCPSCDGRLKKVFSAVGIVFKGSGFYRNDSRGASSSSTPASKPASSSSSSTTSTAAAPAASSSSTSSSSSSTSAA; encoded by the coding sequence GTGCCGACCTACCAGTACCAGTGCACCGAGTGCGGTGAGGGCCTTGAGGCCGTGCAGAAGTTCACCGATGACGCACTGACCGTGTGCCCGAGCTGCGACGGACGCCTGAAGAAGGTGTTCTCCGCGGTCGGCATCGTCTTCAAGGGCTCCGGTTTCTACCGGAACGACAGCCGTGGCGCTTCGTCGAGCAGCACCCCTGCCTCGAAGCCGGCCTCGAGCTCGTCCTCGTCCACGACGTCGACCGCCGCCGCTCCTGCCGCTTCGTCCTCCTCGACGTCGTCGAGCAGCAGCTCCACGTCGGCAGCCTGA
- the pyrF gene encoding orotidine-5'-phosphate decarboxylase has product MNTDSPSADRRVIVALDFDDRRAAEELVERLGHACGSYKIGLELVTAAGPGLARDLVERGHEVFLDLKLFEIPNSVAGAVRAAGALGASMVTVHSMGGTGIMAAAVEAAREFPRLRVLALTVVTSMTAGDLADIGIEAEAEEQVLRLARLAVGAGCDGVIASPREAGPLRRLLGPDRLIVTPGVTLGPDGSAGGTVGGTGGGWAGGHARAGTPQAAFAAGASHVVVGRSIARAADPVAALRRARAAC; this is encoded by the coding sequence GTGAACACGGACTCCCCCTCCGCCGACCGCAGGGTCATCGTCGCCCTCGACTTCGACGACCGCCGGGCCGCCGAGGAGCTCGTCGAGCGCCTCGGCCACGCGTGCGGCTCCTACAAGATCGGCCTGGAGCTCGTGACCGCCGCGGGCCCCGGGCTCGCGCGGGACCTGGTCGAGCGGGGCCACGAGGTCTTCCTCGACCTGAAGCTCTTCGAGATCCCGAACTCCGTCGCCGGCGCCGTCCGGGCCGCCGGCGCGCTCGGCGCGTCCATGGTGACCGTGCACAGCATGGGCGGTACGGGGATCATGGCCGCGGCGGTCGAGGCGGCGCGGGAGTTCCCGCGGCTGCGGGTGCTCGCGCTGACCGTGGTCACCAGCATGACCGCCGGCGACCTCGCCGACATCGGCATCGAGGCGGAGGCCGAGGAGCAGGTGCTGCGGCTGGCCCGGCTGGCGGTGGGCGCGGGGTGCGACGGGGTCATCGCCTCGCCGCGGGAGGCCGGGCCGCTGCGTCGGCTGCTGGGACCGGACCGGCTGATCGTGACGCCGGGGGTGACCCTGGGGCCGGACGGGTCGGCGGGCGGCACGGTAGGCGGTACGGGGGGCGGCTGGGCGGGCGGGCACGCGCGGGCGGGGACGCCGCAGGCTGCCTTCGCGGCCGGGGCCTCGCACGTCGTGGTGGGCCGGTCGATCGCGCGGGCCGCGGACCCGGTGGCCGCGCTGCGGCGGGCGCGGGCCGCCTGTTAA
- a CDS encoding carboxymuconolactone decarboxylase family protein, whose amino-acid sequence MPRISLTPPRTLLLRIGSWYSRRTYGKVLDPGQAYGHHSRVLFSYVRLEQQAAKWNALDAGLKHLAVMAAAARINCSWCMDFGYWEGHELGVPAEKIEQVPRWREARGVFTDLELLVMEYAEAMTETEPAVTDELAAELIARLGEAAFVELTAMVALENWRSRVNSAFGLTSQGFAEACRIPARP is encoded by the coding sequence ATGCCGCGTATCTCGCTCACCCCGCCCCGCACCCTCCTCCTGCGCATCGGCTCCTGGTACTCGCGCCGTACGTACGGCAAGGTGCTCGACCCCGGCCAGGCCTACGGGCACCACTCGCGCGTGCTGTTCTCGTACGTCCGCCTGGAACAGCAGGCGGCGAAGTGGAACGCGCTCGACGCCGGTCTCAAGCACCTCGCCGTGATGGCGGCGGCGGCCCGCATCAACTGCTCGTGGTGCATGGACTTCGGCTACTGGGAGGGCCACGAGCTGGGCGTGCCGGCCGAGAAGATCGAGCAGGTGCCGCGGTGGCGGGAGGCCCGCGGGGTGTTCACCGACCTGGAACTGCTGGTCATGGAGTACGCCGAGGCGATGACGGAGACCGAGCCGGCGGTCACGGACGAGCTCGCGGCGGAACTGATCGCGCGGCTCGGCGAGGCGGCGTTCGTCGAGCTCACCGCGATGGTCGCCCTGGAGAACTGGCGCTCGCGCGTCAACAGCGCCTTCGGCCTGACCAGTCAGGGCTTCGCGGAGGCCTGCCGGATCCCGGCCCGACCGTGA
- a CDS encoding ISAs1 family transposase: MPASLDQLATASSLLVEECPGLLTCLATVTDPRDPRGRLHPLVGVLAICAAAVLTGATSLLAISEWAADASQSVLARLGARCDPFTGQHHAPGEATIRRVLAQVDGDVLDRAVGSWLSARCPQPSERLLRAIAVDGKSLRGAARAHDRKIHLLAAVDHATSAVLGQVDVETKTNEITCYQPLLDAIDLTGAVVTSDAMHTQREHAEYLGGRGAHYIVIVKGNQKKLRKQVKSLPWKQIPLQNRTVGTGHGRSEIRRIKVCTVAGLLFPGAAQAIELKRRRVNRKTGKVSTKTVYAVTSLTAEQANPAQLASLIRGHWSVEALHHVRDTTFAEDASQLRTGNAPRAMATWRNLAIGALRLAGLRSIATALRGNARDATRPLRILAIP; this comes from the coding sequence ATGCCCGCCTCACTTGACCAACTCGCCACCGCATCGTCTCTGTTGGTTGAGGAGTGCCCGGGCCTGTTGACCTGCCTTGCGACGGTGACGGACCCCCGTGACCCACGGGGCCGGCTTCACCCCCTGGTCGGCGTGCTCGCCATCTGCGCCGCTGCGGTCCTGACCGGCGCGACCTCTCTGCTGGCGATCAGTGAGTGGGCGGCTGACGCCTCGCAGTCGGTCCTGGCCCGGCTCGGTGCCCGCTGCGACCCCTTCACCGGCCAACACCACGCCCCTGGTGAGGCCACCATCCGCCGGGTACTCGCCCAGGTCGACGGTGACGTACTCGACCGAGCCGTCGGCAGCTGGCTGTCCGCCCGATGCCCGCAACCCAGCGAGCGGTTGCTGCGGGCGATCGCGGTGGACGGCAAATCCCTGCGCGGCGCCGCCCGCGCGCACGACCGGAAGATCCACCTGCTGGCGGCCGTCGACCACGCCACTTCCGCCGTCCTGGGCCAGGTCGACGTTGAGACAAAGACGAATGAAATCACCTGCTACCAGCCACTACTGGATGCCATCGACCTGACCGGAGCGGTCGTGACCAGCGACGCGATGCATACCCAACGCGAGCACGCCGAGTACCTGGGAGGCCGGGGCGCCCACTACATCGTCATCGTCAAGGGAAACCAGAAGAAGCTCCGCAAGCAGGTGAAGTCCCTTCCCTGGAAGCAGATCCCACTCCAGAACCGCACCGTCGGGACCGGCCACGGCCGCAGCGAGATCCGCCGGATCAAGGTCTGCACTGTCGCCGGCCTGCTCTTCCCCGGCGCCGCCCAGGCCATCGAACTCAAGCGGCGCCGAGTCAACCGCAAGACCGGCAAGGTCAGCACCAAGACCGTGTACGCGGTCACCAGCCTGACCGCCGAGCAGGCCAATCCGGCCCAGCTCGCGTCCTTGATCCGCGGCCACTGGTCGGTAGAGGCGCTCCATCACGTGAGGGACACGACCTTTGCCGAGGACGCCTCACAGCTGCGGACCGGCAACGCGCCCCGCGCCATGGCCACCTGGCGCAACCTCGCCATCGGAGCCCTTCGCCTGGCCGGTCTCCGCAGCATCGCCACAGCTCTCAGAGGAAACGCCCGCGACGCCACCCGGCCCCTGCGAATCCTGGCCATTCCGTGA
- a CDS encoding penicillin acylase family protein — MPANETAPPAKKKGRRARLIVLVLVLALFAGLGYGAYWGVDSVRASFPQTTGSLKVPGLTGTVEVKRDDHGIPQLYADNDDDLFRAQGFVHAQDRFWEMDVRRHMTSGRLSEMFGSGQVETDAFLRTLGWRQVAQAEYDTKLSAETKKYLQAYSDGVNAYLKGKSGKDLSVEHAALKLSDGYQPEQWSPVDSVAWLKAMAWDLRGNMQDEIDRALMSSKLSAAQIDELYPPYPFDRNKPIVEGGKVEGGKYAPQASGGTGSGSNGTGSNGTGSGSATALGSQASAGPAATGTGLADNVTAQGATVGLRNQLTALAATLDKVPAILGPNGSGIGSNSWVVSGKYTTTGKPLLANDPHLSPQLPSVWYQMGLHCRTVSAQCQYDVAGYTFSGMPGVVIGHNADIAWGMTNLGADVTDLFLEQVKPEGYVYDGKVLPFTTREEVIKVAGGDSKKITVRTTNNGPLVSDRSEELATVGTRAPVASSAPDRGDGYAVALRWTALDPGKSMDAVFKLDRAKTFDDFRKAAADFEVPSQNLIYADGKNLNGNIGYQAPGRIPMRGQGDGRMPAPGWDSKYAWKGGKDGNAGYIPQSEMPFDSNPSRGYIVTANQAVVESGTGAGKYPYLLTTDWGYGARSQRINDLIEAKIKDGGKISTDDMRTMQMDNSSEIAALLTPMLSKIQVSDPGVRAAQKLLDGWNYTQEPDSAAAAYFNAVWRNILKLSFGDKMPKELRIEGSCMNVLGNGNGTGPADDLAKTVRECGTRGPDSAQPDGGDRWFEVVRRLVKDEKSQWWSSPRTLTQPETTTRDELFARAMKDARWELTAKLGKDQSTWSWGRLHQLNLKNQTIGTEGPGFMQWLLNRGPWNLGGGEATVNATGWNASSGYGVTWVPSMRMVVNLNDLDKSRWINLTGASGHAYNSHYTDQTTMWAKGELLEWPFGKDAVEKATVDTLTLKPEGS; from the coding sequence ATGCCCGCCAACGAAACCGCTCCTCCCGCCAAGAAGAAGGGACGACGTGCCCGTCTGATCGTGCTCGTACTGGTCCTGGCGCTCTTCGCGGGCCTCGGCTACGGGGCGTACTGGGGCGTGGACAGCGTGCGCGCCTCGTTCCCCCAGACGACCGGCTCCCTCAAGGTGCCGGGCCTGACCGGGACCGTCGAGGTCAAGCGAGACGACCACGGCATTCCCCAGCTCTACGCGGACAACGACGACGACCTCTTCCGCGCACAGGGCTTCGTGCACGCGCAGGACCGGTTCTGGGAGATGGACGTACGCCGCCACATGACCTCCGGGCGGCTCTCGGAGATGTTCGGTTCCGGCCAGGTCGAGACCGACGCCTTCCTGCGCACGCTCGGCTGGCGCCAGGTCGCGCAGGCCGAGTACGACACCAAGCTGTCGGCCGAGACGAAGAAGTATCTGCAGGCCTACTCCGACGGGGTCAACGCGTACCTGAAGGGTAAGTCCGGCAAGGACCTCTCCGTCGAGCACGCGGCGCTCAAGCTGAGCGACGGCTACCAGCCCGAGCAGTGGTCGCCGGTGGACTCGGTGGCCTGGCTCAAGGCGATGGCGTGGGACCTGCGCGGCAACATGCAGGACGAGATCGACCGCGCGCTGATGTCGAGCAAGCTCTCGGCGGCGCAGATCGACGAGCTCTACCCGCCGTACCCCTTCGACCGGAACAAGCCGATCGTCGAGGGAGGCAAGGTCGAGGGCGGAAAGTACGCACCCCAGGCCTCCGGCGGCACGGGCTCCGGCTCCAACGGCACCGGCTCCAACGGCACCGGCTCGGGCAGCGCCACCGCTCTGGGCTCCCAGGCCTCCGCGGGCCCGGCCGCCACGGGAACCGGCCTCGCCGACAACGTCACCGCGCAGGGCGCGACCGTGGGCCTGCGCAACCAGCTGACCGCCCTCGCCGCCACCCTGGACAAGGTCCCCGCGATCCTCGGCCCCAACGGCAGCGGCATCGGTTCGAACTCCTGGGTCGTCTCGGGCAAGTACACGACCACCGGCAAGCCGCTGCTCGCGAACGACCCGCACCTGTCCCCGCAGCTGCCCTCGGTCTGGTACCAGATGGGCCTGCACTGCCGCACCGTCTCGGCCCAGTGCCAGTACGACGTGGCCGGCTACACCTTCTCCGGCATGCCGGGCGTGGTCATCGGCCACAACGCCGACATCGCCTGGGGCATGACCAACCTCGGCGCCGACGTCACCGACCTCTTCCTGGAGCAGGTCAAGCCCGAGGGCTACGTCTACGACGGCAAGGTGCTCCCCTTCACCACCCGTGAAGAGGTCATCAAGGTCGCCGGCGGCGACAGCAAGAAGATCACCGTCCGCACCACCAACAACGGCCCGCTCGTCTCCGACCGCAGCGAGGAGCTCGCCACGGTCGGCACCCGCGCCCCCGTGGCCAGCTCCGCCCCCGACCGCGGCGACGGTTACGCCGTCGCCCTGCGCTGGACCGCGCTGGACCCGGGCAAGTCGATGGACGCGGTCTTCAAGCTCGACCGGGCCAAGACCTTCGACGACTTCCGCAAGGCGGCCGCCGACTTCGAGGTCCCCTCGCAGAACCTGATCTACGCCGACGGCAAGAACCTCAACGGCAACATCGGCTACCAGGCCCCGGGCCGCATCCCGATGCGCGGCCAGGGCGACGGCCGGATGCCCGCCCCCGGCTGGGACTCCAAGTACGCCTGGAAGGGCGGCAAGGACGGCAACGCCGGCTACATCCCGCAGAGCGAGATGCCCTTCGACTCCAACCCGTCGCGCGGCTACATCGTCACCGCCAACCAGGCCGTCGTGGAGAGCGGGACCGGCGCGGGCAAGTACCCGTACCTGCTGACCACCGACTGGGGCTACGGCGCCCGCAGCCAGCGGATCAACGACCTCATCGAGGCGAAGATCAAGGACGGCGGGAAGATCTCGACCGATGACATGCGCACCATGCAGATGGACAACAGCAGCGAGATCGCCGCGCTGCTGACCCCGATGCTGTCGAAGATCCAGGTCTCCGACCCGGGTGTGCGCGCCGCGCAGAAGCTGCTGGACGGCTGGAACTACACCCAGGAGCCCGACTCGGCGGCCGCCGCCTACTTCAACGCGGTCTGGCGCAACATCCTCAAGCTGTCCTTCGGCGACAAGATGCCCAAGGAGCTGCGGATCGAGGGCAGCTGCATGAACGTCCTCGGCAACGGCAACGGCACCGGCCCCGCCGACGACCTCGCCAAGACCGTCCGCGAATGCGGCACCCGCGGCCCCGACTCGGCGCAGCCGGACGGCGGCGACCGCTGGTTCGAGGTGGTCCGCCGCCTGGTCAAGGACGAGAAGTCGCAGTGGTGGAGCTCGCCCAGGACCCTCACCCAGCCGGAGACCACCACCCGCGACGAGCTGTTCGCCCGGGCCATGAAGGACGCCCGCTGGGAGCTCACCGCCAAGCTCGGCAAGGACCAGTCCACCTGGAGCTGGGGCCGGCTGCACCAGCTGAACCTGAAGAACCAGACGATCGGCACCGAGGGCCCCGGCTTCATGCAGTGGCTCCTCAACCGCGGCCCGTGGAACCTGGGCGGCGGCGAGGCCACCGTCAACGCGACCGGCTGGAACGCCTCCAGTGGGTACGGGGTCACGTGGGTGCCGTCGATGCGCATGGTGGTCAACCTCAACGACCTCGACAAGTCCCGCTGGATCAACCTGACGGGCGCCTCGGGGCACGCGTACAACTCCCACTACACGGACCAGACGACGATGTGGGCCAAGGGCGAGCTGTTGGAGTGGCCCTTCGGCAAGGACGCCGTCGAGAAGGCCACGGTCGACACCCTGACCCTCAAGCCGGAGGGTTCATGA
- a CDS encoding DUF397 domain-containing protein, which yields MTGIPEFEFRTSSACQYNNSDPRCVEVATNVPGKVAVRSTVTGEAVEFTSGEWTDFLSGAKLGEFDLSA from the coding sequence ATGACCGGAATCCCCGAATTCGAGTTCCGCACGTCCAGCGCGTGCCAGTACAACAACAGTGACCCGCGCTGTGTCGAGGTGGCGACAAACGTCCCCGGCAAGGTGGCGGTCCGCAGCACCGTGACCGGCGAAGCGGTCGAGTTCACGTCCGGCGAGTGGACCGACTTTCTCAGCGGTGCCAAGCTGGGAGAGTTCGACCTCTCGGCCTAG
- the mscL gene encoding large conductance mechanosensitive channel protein MscL: MVSEKKKESVLAGFKAFLMRGNVVDLAVAVVIGAAFTNIVNSVVKGIISPVIGAVGTQSLDGYKSCLKSPCAVGPNGQPTGVEILWGSVLNATLTFLITAAVVYFLMVLPMAKYLAKQEARRKARQGVQELVEITELEVLKEIRDELVAQRANGGGSAGPGGSRDAF, from the coding sequence GTGGTGAGCGAGAAGAAGAAGGAGAGCGTGCTGGCAGGCTTCAAGGCCTTCCTGATGCGCGGCAACGTGGTCGACCTGGCGGTGGCCGTGGTGATCGGCGCCGCGTTCACGAACATCGTGAACTCGGTGGTCAAGGGGATCATCAGCCCGGTGATCGGTGCGGTGGGCACGCAGAGCCTGGACGGCTACAAGTCCTGCCTCAAGAGCCCTTGCGCCGTCGGCCCGAACGGCCAGCCGACGGGCGTGGAGATCCTCTGGGGCTCCGTGCTGAACGCCACCCTGACCTTCCTGATCACCGCGGCGGTCGTGTACTTCCTCATGGTGCTGCCGATGGCGAAGTACCTGGCCAAGCAGGAGGCCCGCCGCAAGGCCCGGCAGGGCGTCCAGGAGCTCGTCGAGATCACCGAGCTGGAGGTCCTCAAGGAGATCCGGGACGAGCTGGTCGCGCAGCGCGCCAACGGCGGCGGCAGCGCCGGCCCCGGGGGTTCGCGCGACGCGTTCTGA